The proteins below come from a single Candidatus Omnitrophota bacterium genomic window:
- the rplA gene encoding 50S ribosomal protein L1 — MKTHSKRYRESEKQVDRNKAYILKEAISVLKKLSFPKFDPSVDLHFHLNVDPKKSDQMIRGTVVLPHGTGKKVRVAVFCRGEHEKQAKEAAADYIGANDLIDKVSAGFLDFDCAIATPEMMKDLSKLGKILGPRGLMPSPKTGTVTNDIAKAIEDVKKGKVEFRVDKQGGIHLSVGKLSFPEDKIYENASRVIEALNEAKPASVKGKFIDSMFVSTTMNQGLRLVF, encoded by the coding sequence ATGAAAACGCACAGTAAACGTTACCGGGAATCTGAAAAACAAGTAGATAGAAATAAGGCTTACATATTAAAAGAGGCAATTTCTGTTTTAAAGAAGTTGTCGTTCCCTAAATTCGACCCCTCTGTAGATTTGCACTTTCATCTTAATGTTGACCCGAAAAAATCAGACCAGATGATCCGCGGCACGGTAGTCCTGCCGCACGGCACCGGAAAAAAGGTAAGGGTGGCTGTATTCTGCAGGGGAGAACACGAAAAACAGGCAAAAGAAGCTGCTGCCGATTACATAGGGGCTAATGATCTGATAGATAAAGTGTCCGCAGGATTCCTGGATTTTGATTGCGCCATCGCTACCCCGGAAATGATGAAAGACTTAAGTAAACTGGGGAAGATTTTGGGGCCGCGCGGCTTGATGCCTAGCCCTAAGACCGGCACAGTGACTAATGATATTGCCAAGGCCATCGAAGACGTAAAGAAGGGTAAGGTTGAATTCCGCGTAGATAAGCAGGGCGGCATACATTTATCCGTAGGCAAACTTTCCTTCCCGGAAGATAAAATTTACGAAAACGCTTCGCGGGTAATAGAGGCGCTTAATGAAGCCAAGCCCGCATCGGTCAAGGGTAAATTTATAGACAGTATGTTCGTTTCTACTACCATGAACCAGGGCTTAAGGCTGGTATTCTAA
- the nusG gene encoding transcription termination/antitermination protein NusG, whose product MKKWYVVHTQTGLESKVKQALENKIALQGLGEFVTKVIIPTEQISEVRSGRKKISQRKFFPGYLIVEMELNEDTYFHIKTTPGVTGFIGLGKKPMPLSEAEVENILKRTQETQAKPSPKIVFEKGEQVRVNEGPFLNFNGTIEEIHPERGKLKVNVSIFGRSTPVELEYWQVEKV is encoded by the coding sequence ATGAAGAAGTGGTACGTTGTTCACACACAGACCGGTTTAGAGAGTAAAGTAAAGCAGGCATTAGAGAATAAAATCGCCTTGCAAGGGCTCGGGGAATTTGTCACCAAAGTTATTATCCCTACCGAGCAGATTTCCGAAGTTCGTTCCGGCAGAAAGAAGATATCGCAAAGAAAATTTTTCCCGGGTTATCTTATTGTGGAAATGGAATTAAATGAAGACACTTATTTCCATATTAAGACTACGCCGGGAGTAACCGGGTTTATCGGCTTAGGAAAAAAACCTATGCCTTTATCGGAAGCGGAAGTTGAAAATATTTTAAAGAGGACGCAGGAGACCCAGGCCAAACCCAGCCCTAAGATTGTTTTTGAAAAAGGCGAACAGGTCAGGGTAAACGAAGGGCCTTTTTTGAATTTCAACGGCACCATTGAAGAAATCCATCCCGAAAGGGGTAAATTGAAGGTGAACGTTTCCATATTCGGCAGGTCAACGCCCGTAGAATTAGAGTATTGGCAGGTAGAAAAGGTATAA
- the secE gene encoding preprotein translocase subunit SecE, producing MNVFKKITTFLKEVKAELSKVSWSTRQELMGSTAVVIAATFIMALFIGVIDILLSRILRLVFR from the coding sequence ATGAACGTATTCAAAAAGATAACGACCTTTTTAAAAGAGGTCAAAGCAGAGCTAAGCAAGGTATCCTGGTCGACCCGCCAGGAATTGATGGGTTCTACTGCCGTGGTGATCGCGGCCACCTTTATTATGGCTTTATTTATAGGCGTAATCGACATCTTACTTTCCCGCATATTGAGGTTGGTATTTAGATGA
- the rplK gene encoding 50S ribosomal protein L11, whose protein sequence is MAKKVVAQIKLHVPAGQANPAPPVGPALGQHGVNIMQFCKQFNDQTKGRDGLILPAVISVYEDRTFSFIIKSPPSSVLLKRAANLAKASGISGKEIIGKVTKKQVEEIAKQKAKDLNTTDMEEAIKIIAGTAKSMGIAIEG, encoded by the coding sequence ATGGCTAAGAAGGTAGTCGCGCAAATTAAATTACACGTTCCCGCAGGGCAGGCGAATCCCGCTCCTCCGGTCGGGCCCGCGTTAGGCCAGCACGGAGTAAATATTATGCAATTCTGCAAACAGTTCAATGACCAGACTAAAGGCAGGGACGGCTTAATTCTACCGGCAGTGATCAGCGTGTATGAAGACAGGACCTTCAGTTTTATTATAAAAAGCCCCCCCTCTTCAGTGCTCCTGAAACGCGCAGCCAACCTCGCCAAGGCATCAGGCATAAGCGGTAAAGAAATCATCGGTAAGGTGACCAAAAAACAGGTTGAAGAAATTGCGAAACAGAAAGCAAAGGACTTAAATACTACCGATATGGAAGAGGCAATTAAGATCATAGCAGGCACGGCTAAGAGTATGGGTATAGCCATAGAGGGTTAA
- the rplJ gene encoding 50S ribosomal protein L10, which produces MKKLGLVFRETLENRLKKYFKESQGLFIVGYSKLSSPDLTTLRKSLKGAKAKLFVTKNSVARRALKDSGLEGLIKSVEGPCGLVFAKEEPVDTSRVLYGFFREHEQLKLEAGFLEDKILDKKDIERMARLPCKEILRYQAVMALKSPIFGLVMVLKGNLRKLVYCLEQIKKKKEN; this is translated from the coding sequence ATGAAAAAACTGGGTTTAGTATTCAGGGAAACTCTGGAAAACCGCCTTAAAAAATATTTTAAGGAATCGCAGGGCCTTTTTATCGTGGGATATTCGAAATTATCCAGTCCGGATCTGACTACCCTGAGGAAATCGCTAAAAGGCGCAAAGGCCAAGCTCTTCGTGACCAAAAATAGCGTAGCCAGGCGCGCCCTGAAAGACTCCGGTTTAGAAGGTTTAATTAAGTCCGTAGAGGGGCCCTGCGGTTTAGTATTTGCCAAAGAAGAACCAGTAGATACCTCGCGCGTGTTATATGGCTTTTTCCGTGAGCATGAACAGTTAAAATTAGAAGCAGGATTTTTAGAAGACAAGATCCTGGATAAAAAAGATATCGAAAGGATGGCCCGGCTTCCCTGTAAGGAAATTTTGAGATATCAGGCTGTAATGGCTTTAAAATCACCTATCTTTGGTTTAGTAATGGTTCTTAAGGGGAATTTAAGAAAATTAGTTTATTGTTTAGAGCAGATAAAGAAGAAGAAAGAAAACTAA